In Zingiber officinale cultivar Zhangliang chromosome 1A, Zo_v1.1, whole genome shotgun sequence, the DNA window TAGTTGCAGATTTTGATGTGTATtaccaaaaaacaaaaaaaaaaacaaaaacaaaaacaaagaacAAGATGTTTTGCTTACCACATGAGCAGTTGGGTACTCCCCTTGAGTCACAAAAACTGGAACCATCCCATATTGCGGATGATGAAACAAAGCATTTGTTTGAAGCTGATTTTGAGGCCACTCATACGATGAAAAGGTTGGAAGAACTGACTCTTTCCAACAGGCAAATTGTTCGCGAATCTGAGCTAGCGAAATTTTAAGCATGTATTCCTTGTTTCGTGCAAATGCCACATAGAGCAACCTGCCATGGAAAATGGTTCCTGGAGACAAGACATTGTTAGATCAGACAATTAGTGAACTTAGAGTTTCAAGTTTAATACCATTGAATCTTTGGACAGCCACATTTGCCTCCTCAGTCGAGAAGAAGCGTACAAATCCAAATCCCATGCTCTGTCCATTTACTTTATTGTATATGACCCTTGCACACCATATTTTTCCAGAGGCACCAAAATGTTCCCTCAAGGCTTTACCATCAACTGACTCCTCAAGATTTCTCACAAAGATAGTCGCATTCTGATCATGATAAAAAAGATGGTAATTTCCTTAGCTTTTACTTGCTGcaattcaactatacacaaatCAACCTGTTGCATTCCATGTTGTGTCCCACCAAACAGACGACTTAGCAAAACCTTACGTTGCTTCTTTGTCTGAGCATATCCAACGTATACAGTCCTGGTTCCTGGTAAATTAACAACGAAAGGTAATGGAAGTAAATAGGAGTTGTTGAATAGGAGAAAACTTACCAAATTTTAAGCCGTTCATGTCATTTAATGCATTCTTAGCATCCTCTGCCGAAAGGAAGTCGACAAATCCGAATCCTCTAGACTTTCCATCTTTTTTTTTCATCACAACAAAACTTCTGATGGTGCCATACTGTGAGAATCTTTTCCGCAGGGCCTCATCTGTGATGGCCCAATCCAGGTTCTTGATATAAAGGTTAGTCTTGTTTTGTCTTTCGGGCAATGGTTGCCTCTCGTCTTGCTTGACAAACTTCGTTACATATCTGAATTCCAAAATTACAGGTtgtctactttttttttttaaacgaaaAGGATCGACAAAGTTAACTAAAGAAACaacaagctaggcagaagaattACAGCTTCTTCTTTGAACCCTGAAGGAATCTGCCATTGAGTGCTCTGATGGCCGATTGAGCGGCCTCCTCCGTGTCCATCTGGACGAAACCAAACCCCTTACTTTTGCCGCTCTCATCCATCACCAACTTGCAAGATTTCACAGTCCCATACTGGGCGAACAGATTCTCGAGCGCAATTGCGTCAACACAATCCAAATTCTTTAGGGTTTTGTCGATTTTGAAAAACAGGCAAAGCACAATATCAGAGCAAAAACACAAATTGTAGCAAATTAAATGAAATTCGGAGGGCGAGAAAAGACAGGGATATCACATTGACAAAAAGATTGCCGATGCCGTTCCTTCTACACAAGGGGTTTCGCTGAGACCACATGATCCGAATAGGTCTACCGTTCAGAGGGTAGTGGTTCATCATCGTAAGAGCCTTCTTCGCTTCAAGAACACAAGATAGAGGATTTCGAAATATTGAACACGAAAACTAAATCGATAAACGAGAGTTGAAGAAAGAGGCTTACCATCCAGGAAAGAGAAGAAATTTACGTAGGCGTATTGAAGGGAGGCTCCGGTGGCTCGATCACGGCAGACATGGATCGACGAAATGGCGCCACAGGGGGAGAAAACGTATTGGAGTTGCAACTCCGAGACATTTGGGTGGAGATCCCCGACGTAAAGCGTCGGGAACGGCGGCTGATCGAGGGGCGGCGCCGCGGAGGCGGTTTCCCCCATTGTTCTTGGAGATCTTCCCTTCGTCGCTGGGAAGAAAGAAACGAAAAAGAAAGAGTTGTTAAAGTTTTGAGCGGGAAGGGATCGGAGTTTGTAGCATTCGCCCGTCCGTCACCACTCTCTTATAGACCATAACAACATCAATCATATTATACGGCAACATGTATACACAATTATATGCGGGAAAAATCTCCACTGTTCAGCTCGATTGAGAGGTCCCAtggattttttatttatttgtaaacatttatatatttttttaataaatacccTTAATCTCACCTGCCATCCAAATAGCTTTTATTTACAAACTCTcaactagggatgacaattttcccctCAGTTCAGACCGGCGAGGAAAATTTGAAATGGAGATGAGATCTCCGATTTTTCAGGGATGGGGTAGATATGAGAATACTATCCTCATACTCAACCCgtccgaatattattattattaatattaataaataataataatttttaaaaaagtattaatcataatattattaataatattgatattaatattatcattaataataatgataaaataataataataataataattaaatatgaggATGGAGTGGAGATGGGGATTTAATCTCCATGGATTCAGATTCGAGGAATCCCCTATCTAAAAAAATAAGAACGGGACAAAAATAAGGATGACAAACCCGCCCCCACCCCACCCCATTACCATTCCTACTCTCAACTCATTCCCTCGTCTTTAATTTTCTTAACCCACTGCCCCTCTTATTTTCTCACTATAACAAAGTATATATTTCTTCGCATCAAAATAAACTTTGATTataaactttatttaaaaaatattttatctaccagttaaattattattactatttttaaattacataataaatatAATGGAAATGTTATAATCCTGGTTCTAGTGTTAGATATCAATATGGGCCCTTCAACTCTAGTGTCGGAAATGTTGGACTCATTAGGTTCTACAAGTATGGATCTCAATCAATTATATTCCAATCTATTTTGGAGTTGCTAGTCAAGTTGACATGCGATGGACTAGAAGAAGATTTCTATTACTAACAAGGCAAATAAAATCAACCCACTTAACCACCCAATCCTCAATATTGTCTTTATAATAATGGCAAAAAATGAATACGTCTTCAACATTTTCGTCAATCCATTTCAAGATCAACACAGAACATTGCCCCTATAATCATATTATAAGAAGTGGTTACAAGTTTCGATGCCGGACATGTGCGTGAACACCATGCATGTAGAGGGGTGTAAGAATATCCACACTAAAATCAGCTtaaattttatatgttttttatcaaaaaaattatttacatcaaATTCTCTttcaattttctaaatttagatttatactatcatatttttttaattatatataaagaaTGAAACTCtttatcttaaaaataaaataacatttttttaaaaaaatttctccttCCTAAACTCTCTACTAttacaaatataataataaaaaaggaaagagaagaaaaaataataagaaatacaAATAATGTAAATTTTAAGATATGTGATATATTATATagtgaaaattaattatttaaatttaataaaatagataATTTACCTTAATTTAAGAGATATTATAGAAAATTAGTATGAATTCTTTAAATACCTCTCCAATAGAAAAATCACAAAAAgtgagatttttttattttttatatgtcACATTATTATCCCATCAAAAGTAACTTCTCTCCCTATCTCTCCCCTTTTAAATGACATTTTTACCCCTTTCTTTAAAATAACAAGTTATTTTATTCTAACTCCTTAACTTcaatttttcatcaattttttatcttttataatttttcttttgatctataatttttagacttttaaaatttttacaaataataattcctaaaatctactattaaaaaaataaaagattacaAAATATCGAATCCTATGTCTCTAATATCACCTATCTCTGTGTCCCACTCGTTATCCCAGCCCATCGCCAGCGACCTCCGGTCGTCATCCCGATCAAAACTATATCCTAGGAGGAAGGTGAACGCAGGGGGTCTCTACTGACGTGATCGGCGTCGAAATCCAACCGGATCTGAGCAGATTTTCCTCCGCCGTCGATCTGAGTCCCTGTTCAGATTCGACCGAATTCCGACACCGATCATGACCCCTTTGAGTTCATCTTCCCCCTAGGatataattataattgggacGGCGACCGGAGGCCCCAGATGATGGGCTGGAAGTGACGAGTGGGGCACGAGGACAGAAAAAATTAGAGATAGAGGATCCGACTCTAATTGCTTCTCCTCCTGCATGATAGTACCCTTCCTTTCAAATGACCTTTATacctttttttatttaattttttttaaaacaattttatttatgattttttcatcaaatttttatatatataaaattttatttttatttttgatttaatcaattttgtttttattttgatttaattttaaattttatattatttttattaatttcatatatataatcTACTATTAAAAACACAAatgtataataaaaaaatattaaaaaattaaactgataaaaaaataatctttttgtttttttttttaaaatttttttaacgcTAACTCAtgagaaaataaaattgataaaaagtaTAAGAGTAAATTTTAAAATGGGATCGGAGAAGGAAAAATGTGGTGAAAAAAGCAGGTCTCTTATTTATTAAAAGGTCACACTTATATAACTATCGGAAAAAAAACAGTtgagaaaaaaaacaacaaaaaatggTAGAAAAAAATGGCTCGAAAAACATTGATAGAAAAATTGGTAGGAAAATCAACAAGAGATAAAACAACggtttgaaaaaaaatcaatagaATACACGACTGGCTTATCATACAaataattatctaatttattgtaataatttaaaaaacCAAAATTATCATGCATTTTGACCGGTATATTTtcgtaaaaattaaatttattaatcggAATTTTTCTAAGTCCGATGACTTTTTGTTCGTATTTTCTCCACGCACTGGTTCTTAAAGTGCCCGGTTTGATTGCACTTAAAGCATGTGCGTGATGTACGTTTTTGTTCTTCAGGACTTCTAACGTCGGTTTTTCTTTCACCGTCAGTTGTGTCGTCTAAATTATacgtaaaatatttatttttataatatccTAACTTCTTAGGTATAATGTTGGATACAAATAATTTATTGTTGGAGATACCTttacctgagcagataatcttatttaaccttttaagttatatttaattagaattttaGAATCATTTAAAAACACAACGTCCTCATTATGTAAACACGAATCACACCataaacaaatcccagaatctccctcgctaggtggtgccctgggcgctcctgccacaggcgcactccagaatctcagaaccgaggTATTACAATCAGGTTGCTGGTTTCTGCTACGAGCCGAAGAATTGTCAAGCAAGAAGATCGACTGAGTCACTAGTCTGTGTTGCCGAGGTGAGGGCGGATCAGCTGAGAGGGCAGGTCAGCCAAACAGAGGGGGGATCGACcgagctgaccgaggcctgcgagagtcacagtttccttgaaacatattcgcccccacctccagctgtgcttcgaggcttactcggGTCACGATACAACGATTTGACCATGAACCTCACCAAACACTGGTGGTCACGATGAACTGAGtgagtttccttgaaatagatgttaggaccttcggacgcggctagagagggggggtgtgaatagccgaccccaaattcacgtttcttcctacaattttagttagcgcagcggaaataaaagatagaaacgaaacgggagaatatcaaacctcaaacgcgacgatataacgaggttcgaagatgatactcctactcctcggcgtgtccgtaaggtggacgaatcctatcaatccgtcggtggatgagaccccgaaaaatcggctaataaaaactccttctgggtggagaaacctcaccacaatctctcttgcaacagcaagatcggagtacaaagataaagcaagaagccaagaacaatatgaatgtaaaaacactagtttgcttgccttctcgtcgactggtgatgaagtaaccacttcacggatgccaacaacagcagcaactgatcagatggagtccagccgagggaagctcacacgaaacttcagcagtggagagctcaacaaagctcagatcgcaggagcaagaagaagtccacTCTTctatagaggccctccacctcttgatttatatgaacctgcgaagaagaagacacagacacagaaatctagccgttgtgactcaacgactagacctggaccgatcaggctccaccctgatcgatccaggacggatctgatcggtcaggggaccgatcatgCCCTAGGCTgattggtccccagaccgatcccaactctggttgcagagccctgatcggcctgtggaccgatcaggccataggtggatcggtccacagaccgatccctcctattccttctcctaatctgtttggttactgctcgatcaccagaccgatcagattacccACAGCGAGAATCAGtgcatcactggatcgatcagcagaccgatccagatacccatagtatcactggatcggtcagcagaccgatccaatttcccatccttaaaccctaaagccttcctgatctagagaacgagctactgagccctctctgacctagtctggagaacgagctaccgagctctctccgacttccacgtccggtccagagaacgagctaccgagccctctctgacctagtccggataacaagctaccgagccctctccgacttccacgtccggtccagagaacgagctgccgagccttctctgacctagtccagagaacgagctaccgagccctctccaacttcgtccggtccagagaacgagctaccgagccctctctgacctagtccggagaactagctaccgagccctctccgactccatccagttcagagaacgagctaccgagccctctctgacctagtccggagaacgagctaccgagccctctccgacctagtccggagaacgagctaccgagccctctccgactccatccagtccagagaacgagctactgagccctctctgacctagtccgaagaacgagttaccgagccctctccgacctagtccggagaacgagctaccgagccctctccgactccatccagtccagagaacgagttaccgagccctctccgacctcccatgctaagcttccatacttggacttttccccgtgcccagctccctgcttggacttttcccgtgccaagctccctgcttggacttttccgtgccaagtctccatacttggacttttcccgaatcaggtcaactcaagtcgggtcaaccaggtcaaccttgaccaaaggttgcacccacaatcccccaagctcctattcttgtcaaacatcaaaatataactcctccattcttgtcaaacatcaaaatatacctcgagtcatgtcaactcgagtcgggtcacccaggtcaaccttgacctaaggttacaccaacaatctccccctttttgatgtttgacaaaaatcacaatcaagttaggttaacctgataacctaacttaggttttccaatagttctccaatgttcttccttgaacattctccccaaactccaatgttcttccttgaacattctctggacattctccccctttttgacacacatcaaaaggagtgaatcaaggtcaagagtttcttcctaatgaaagtctcatacttttcattgaaacccttaatttcccccttgatactaaaatcaacaatcaacttagtgataatcacttattaaaaaaaaaaacttgacgagcaaaaattccccctaaaagtcaactcccccttgaccattaggtaaaactccccctaaaggtcaactcctcctttaccattgcaccaacaatgtctttgagagtttcaaccgtttagaaatctaaagcaccaacttccatagctgaaatttcagacaacagtcgaaaatcagcattttggcacgctctgatcggtcactagaccgatcaggactccactggatccctggatcggtccagtgaccgatccagacttccctggaccgatcagaatcttctctgatcagtccacaattctctgataagaatttctgatttttctcccgaaattcagaaacccctaaaaaattacagaaaattccaaaaattgtaaaattttgaggatacattcctcataacatatattatcatggaaaaatagttttctatgaaaataactcccattttttaatcttgatacaaagttcgaaagactttgaaatagctcaaggttaatccatctttgtatcaacttgctcaatgatgaatgctatcactagaaaagcttcatcaatgtttttcaaatcaattttgaaatgatcttaaaccattcaatttaggaccacaatcttagagCTAAATGTACAtgccttgtacacaagttttccctatgatcctcaaattcgaattaggctcatctaggtacaagaactatgcaccttgatcctaactcatcatcctaatatctcacacacatctaaggtgtatcaaacacatccaagtcaattttgatgtgagatatgggtttaggtcatcttaagctaagttctcatgcattttctaaacaacaattagatctccatatcaaattgtgtttttatccttaaatcaatttaattgatcataaatgcaagagatgatgacatgacataaaataatatcatgagtggaaacatgtgccaatgttatgatgtcatgtcatcaagtatgaaacttaaataaggcatgacatataactaacctaagcattatcatgacatttcaaatgataataaaataaatatgatgtcatgatatggcatatgacaaacaatgtatggcaaataacatataaaggtatagaaaatacctaatacTAGCCTTAGTtgctatttttgataattttgatcattttgccataaattctatattcctaagtgtaatagacctaaaatcatatactaaagatttttagatcactatgtgccaattaaattgaccttagaaaactcctcaaatgtggttggcacatcctaatcaccttaggaataatttttaatttcattttcaaggcttgattacaccttgaaaattcctaaaatgccaccttttgccatgagtaggttaactacctatccaattaaggttggcacaccctaaaccatctagcgtgaaggaatcacgctcctaggaacccaatacctatttgagctcattgggttcactaaatattcactagggatgacttccctagcaaccctcctaatgaccctcctaggctttaaagccttggtcatttgggactcatcaagatcaactctaggggtgactccccttgtgaccttggtgatggtcttcttagccctaggtcttgttccataaacgaatggaacattatggtaagcgggcttgaccacttgagacttaggtttgtgacccaaacctctcatgtccttgggctttgattttttacccttagaccctagagttgacttctccaaattcttaagagccttttctaaagtgttaagtcttgacctcaagacttgattttccttctttaatacctcaagctttaattttccatttttctttgaggtattcgtaggcatatgtctagttgttttgggattcctatctaggtttttcttaacc includes these proteins:
- the LOC122006779 gene encoding polyadenylate-binding protein 1-like 2; translation: MGETASAAPPLDQPPFPTLYVGDLHPNVSELQLQYVFSPCGAISSIHVCRDRATGASLQYAYVNFFSFLDAKKALTMMNHYPLNGRPIRIMWSQRNPLCRRNGIGNLFVNVISLSFLALRISFNLLQFVFLL
- the LOC122006770 gene encoding polyadenylate-binding protein 3-like, which translates into the protein MDESGKSKGFGFVQMDTEEAAQSAIRALNGRFLQGSKKKLYVTKFVKQDERQPLPERQNKTNLYIKNLDWAITDEALRKRFSQYGTIRSFVVMKKKDGKSRGFGFVDFLSAEDAKNALNDMNGLKFGTRTVYVGYAQTKKQRKVLLSRLFGGTQHGMQQVDLCIVELQQNATIFVRNLEESVDGKALREHFGASGKIWCARVIYNKVNGQSMGFGFVRFFSTEEANVAVQRFNGIKLETLSSLIV